Proteins found in one Longimicrobium terrae genomic segment:
- a CDS encoding fibronectin type III domain-containing protein, with translation MKFNARKLLALAAAMLFAGSAAACDSNSTGSDQPDPPTGTTVTVVSPTSIRVTWNLAEDATSYDVERATAGGAFAAVGTGIAGTFYEDNGLTAGTEYTYRVRALRGTKASGYGAEIKATTSAAPPKIRVLSGFISSNQTLSADTLYVLSGYVKVTNAATLTIQPGTKIVGDTAASAAGSSLWILRGSKLIAEGTASAPIVFTSWRTAGNRRPGDWGGIIIVGSAPINRTATPIYTEGPQGAREDYSNPGGNPAAASFNDNSGSLRYVRIEFAGFDVSSGSGQELNSLSMYAVGRGTKIEYVQSMSGLDDSFEWFGGAVDGRYLVSYASGDDHFDWTEGYRGRNQFLIAMQDTVLAPRAGAGSLSSDPRGFEGDGCENDKAGCTYANTPFSAPVFANFTLIGPGPGVFAQTDGNGAVMRRGTAGTLVNGVIARWPGVGISLRDAASNELRLADSLMVRNVLLAGNGSNFEAATANFGATLADAAYNNQAQAGFAGLFTAVPASGTAASATALDFTPAGGSPLATGGMTSFAGTRIEGRATNFFGGTLTATSYRGAADPNGAKWWQGWTNYANR, from the coding sequence ATGAAATTCAACGCTCGGAAGCTGCTCGCGCTCGCGGCGGCGATGCTGTTCGCCGGCTCCGCGGCCGCGTGCGACAGCAACAGCACGGGATCCGACCAGCCCGATCCGCCCACCGGAACCACGGTGACGGTGGTGTCGCCCACCTCCATCCGGGTGACCTGGAACCTGGCGGAAGACGCCACGAGCTATGACGTGGAACGCGCCACGGCCGGCGGCGCCTTTGCCGCCGTGGGCACCGGCATCGCCGGCACCTTCTACGAAGACAACGGCCTCACCGCCGGCACCGAATACACCTACCGCGTGCGCGCCCTGCGCGGCACCAAGGCCAGCGGCTACGGCGCCGAAATCAAGGCGACCACCTCCGCCGCGCCGCCCAAGATCCGCGTCCTTTCGGGCTTCATCAGCAGCAACCAGACGCTGTCGGCCGACACGCTGTACGTGCTGAGCGGATACGTGAAGGTGACCAACGCGGCCACCCTCACCATCCAGCCCGGCACCAAGATCGTCGGCGACACCGCGGCAAGCGCGGCGGGCAGCTCGCTGTGGATCCTGCGCGGCTCCAAGCTGATCGCCGAAGGCACGGCGTCGGCGCCCATCGTCTTCACCTCCTGGCGCACCGCGGGCAACCGCCGGCCGGGCGACTGGGGCGGCATCATCATCGTGGGCAGCGCGCCCATCAACCGCACCGCCACGCCCATCTACACCGAGGGCCCCCAGGGCGCCCGCGAAGACTACAGCAACCCGGGCGGCAACCCCGCGGCGGCCAGCTTCAACGACAACAGCGGTTCGCTGCGCTACGTGCGCATCGAGTTCGCCGGCTTCGACGTGTCCTCCGGCAGCGGCCAGGAGCTGAACAGCCTGTCGATGTACGCGGTGGGACGCGGCACCAAGATCGAGTACGTGCAGTCCATGAGCGGCCTGGACGACTCGTTCGAGTGGTTCGGCGGCGCGGTGGACGGCCGCTACCTGGTGTCGTACGCCTCGGGCGACGACCACTTCGACTGGACGGAAGGCTACCGCGGCCGCAACCAGTTCCTGATCGCCATGCAGGACACGGTGCTTGCCCCGCGCGCCGGCGCCGGCAGCCTGAGCAGCGACCCGCGCGGCTTTGAGGGCGACGGCTGCGAGAACGACAAGGCCGGCTGCACCTACGCCAACACGCCGTTCAGCGCCCCGGTGTTCGCCAACTTCACGCTGATCGGCCCCGGCCCCGGCGTGTTCGCCCAGACCGACGGCAACGGCGCGGTCATGCGCCGCGGCACCGCCGGCACGCTGGTGAACGGCGTGATCGCGCGCTGGCCGGGCGTGGGCATCTCGCTGCGCGACGCGGCCAGCAATGAGCTGCGCCTGGCCGACAGCCTGATGGTTCGCAACGTCCTGCTGGCCGGCAACGGCAGCAACTTCGAGGCGGCCACCGCCAACTTCGGCGCCACCCTGGCCGACGCGGCGTACAACAACCAGGCGCAGGCCGGGTTCGCCGGGCTGTTCACCGCGGTTCCCGCCAGCGGCACGGCGGCGAGCGCCACGGCGCTGGACTTCACCCCGGCCGGCGGCTCGCCCCTGGCTACGGGCGGCATGACCAGCTTCGCCGGAACGCGCATCGAAGGACGCGCCACCAACTTCTTCGGCGGCACGCTGACCGCGACGTCGTACCGCGGCGCGGCGGACCCCAACGGCGCCAAGTGGTGGCAGGGCTGGACCAACTACGCGAACCGGTAA
- the phoU gene encoding phosphate signaling complex protein PhoU produces MSPVSGVRHFHEELARLKSQLLDMSGLAEELVARSMMALRQRDADLAQEVIRRDNDLDAMEVMIDDMCIHLLALQQPMARDLRLITMAMKISNDLERVGDHAVNIAEAVRHLADHPVYLEFPEIEEMGRLATEMLSDALDTFVRADAEGAREVCRRDDRVDGLHNSLFRILLTHMMEDPRRIGASMSLFLVSRNLERIGDLATNIAEDVVFLVEGRNIKHNSSLGHDMR; encoded by the coding sequence ATGAGCCCGGTCAGCGGCGTTCGCCACTTTCACGAGGAACTGGCGCGGCTCAAGAGCCAGCTGCTGGACATGTCCGGCCTGGCGGAGGAACTGGTCGCCCGGTCGATGATGGCGCTGCGCCAGCGCGACGCGGACCTGGCGCAGGAGGTCATCCGGCGGGACAACGACCTGGACGCCATGGAGGTGATGATCGACGACATGTGCATCCACCTTCTCGCGCTGCAGCAGCCCATGGCGCGCGACCTCCGGCTGATCACCATGGCGATGAAGATCAGCAACGACCTGGAGCGGGTGGGCGACCACGCGGTCAACATCGCCGAGGCGGTGCGGCACCTGGCGGACCATCCCGTCTACCTGGAGTTTCCGGAGATCGAGGAGATGGGGCGCCTGGCGACGGAAATGCTGAGCGACGCGCTGGACACCTTCGTGCGCGCGGACGCGGAGGGCGCGCGCGAGGTGTGCCGCCGCGACGACCGCGTGGACGGGCTGCACAACTCGCTGTTCCGCATTCTGCTGACGCACATGATGGAGGATCCGCGGCGCATCGGCGCGTCGATGTCGCTGTTCCTGGTGAGCCGCAACCTGGAGCGCATCGGGGACCTGGCCACCAACATCGCGGAGGACGTGGTGTTCCTGGTGGAAGGGCGCAACATCAAGCACAACTCCAGCCTGGGCCACGACATGCGCTGA
- a CDS encoding inorganic phosphate transporter, protein MVTYVVLIVVVAFAFDFINGFHDSANSIATVVGTRVLSPVAAVLWAAFFNFVALFTVGTAVAKAIGKGMINLDVVTPTVILGGLTGAIIWNLITWFYGLPSSSSHALIGGYAGSAVAAAGMGAIEWGTKWIQTLAFIVLSPLIGMALGYGLMVAVLWIFHRTARGKVDRFFRVAQLASSGLFSLAHGANDAQKTMGIIVSLLVSVNHVFAQETGFFRHMYVRNADHIPFWVELCAYTALSTGTLFGGWRIVHTMGSRITRLRPVGGFCAETGGALSILLATGFGIPVSTTHTITGSIVGVGATTRLSAVRWGVAGRIVWAWVLTIPAAAIMAAISYVLLSFIAPI, encoded by the coding sequence GTGGTCACCTACGTCGTTCTGATCGTCGTCGTCGCCTTTGCGTTCGACTTCATCAACGGGTTCCACGATTCGGCCAATTCCATCGCCACGGTGGTGGGCACGCGGGTGCTGAGCCCCGTGGCCGCCGTGCTGTGGGCCGCGTTCTTCAACTTCGTCGCCCTCTTCACGGTGGGCACCGCGGTGGCCAAGGCCATCGGCAAGGGGATGATCAACCTGGACGTGGTCACCCCCACGGTCATCCTGGGCGGACTGACGGGCGCCATCATCTGGAACCTGATCACCTGGTTCTACGGCCTGCCCAGCAGCTCGTCGCACGCGCTGATCGGCGGGTACGCGGGTTCGGCGGTGGCGGCGGCGGGGATGGGCGCCATCGAGTGGGGCACCAAGTGGATCCAGACGCTGGCCTTCATCGTCCTGTCGCCGCTGATCGGCATGGCGCTGGGGTACGGGCTGATGGTGGCGGTGCTGTGGATCTTTCACCGCACCGCGCGCGGCAAGGTGGACCGCTTCTTCCGCGTGGCGCAGCTGGCCAGCTCCGGCCTGTTCTCGCTGGCGCACGGCGCCAACGACGCGCAGAAGACCATGGGCATCATCGTTTCGCTGCTGGTGTCTGTGAACCACGTGTTCGCGCAGGAAACGGGGTTCTTTCGCCACATGTACGTGCGTAACGCCGACCACATTCCGTTCTGGGTGGAGCTGTGCGCCTACACCGCGCTCAGCACCGGAACGCTGTTTGGCGGATGGCGGATCGTGCACACCATGGGATCGCGCATCACGCGGCTGCGGCCCGTGGGCGGGTTCTGCGCGGAAACGGGCGGCGCGCTGAGCATTCTGCTGGCGACGGGCTTCGGCATTCCCGTCAGCACCACGCACACCATCACCGGCTCCATCGTGGGCGTGGGCGCCACGACGCGGCTTTCGGCGGTGCGGTGGGGCGTGGCGGGGCGGATCGTGTGGGCGTGGGTGCTCACCATTCCCGCCGCGGCGATCATGGCGGCGATCAGCTACGTGCTGCTGAGCTTCATCGCCCCCATCTGA
- the pstC gene encoding phosphate ABC transporter permease subunit PstC, producing the protein MQPVPEQAGALAGAAPPFYARLLPGYAQGNLSDRTYALTIGAFGLSIPILFALIVIRVGGAAWPAVRAFGAAFITGTRWDPVSGEFGALPFIFGTMASSLLALLIAVPLSVGLAIFLTELAPRWLAAPIQFGTELLAAIPSVVYGLWAIFVLVPWLRSSIQEPLANSIGKSIGLFAGPAYGSSILAGGVILAIMIVPFVSAVSREVLAAVPVAQREAALALGATRWEMTWQIVVPYAVPGIIGAIILGLGRALGETMAITMVIGNRPEVASSLFAPAATMASVLANEFAEASDDMHLAALMSIALLLFGITIIVNSVARFLVWRVRLRGGR; encoded by the coding sequence ATGCAACCCGTACCTGAGCAGGCCGGCGCGCTGGCGGGCGCCGCTCCTCCCTTCTACGCGCGGCTGCTTCCCGGCTACGCGCAGGGCAACCTATCCGACCGCACCTACGCGCTCACCATCGGCGCGTTCGGGCTGTCCATCCCCATCCTCTTTGCCCTCATCGTCATCCGCGTGGGCGGCGCGGCGTGGCCGGCGGTACGCGCATTCGGAGCGGCGTTCATCACCGGGACGCGGTGGGACCCGGTTTCCGGCGAGTTCGGCGCCCTTCCCTTCATCTTCGGGACGATGGCGTCGTCGCTGCTGGCGCTGCTGATCGCCGTCCCCCTCTCCGTGGGCCTCGCCATCTTTCTGACGGAACTGGCGCCGCGCTGGCTGGCTGCGCCCATCCAGTTCGGCACGGAGCTGCTGGCCGCCATCCCCAGCGTGGTCTACGGACTGTGGGCCATCTTCGTCCTCGTTCCCTGGCTGCGCTCCAGCATCCAGGAGCCGCTGGCCAACAGCATCGGCAAGTCCATCGGCCTGTTCGCGGGGCCGGCGTACGGCAGCAGCATCCTGGCCGGCGGCGTCATCCTCGCCATCATGATCGTCCCGTTCGTCTCGGCCGTGTCGCGAGAGGTGCTGGCGGCCGTCCCCGTGGCGCAGCGCGAAGCCGCCCTCGCGCTCGGCGCCACGCGGTGGGAGATGACGTGGCAGATCGTGGTCCCCTACGCCGTGCCGGGGATCATCGGCGCCATCATCCTGGGGCTGGGCCGCGCGCTGGGGGAGACGATGGCGATCACGATGGTCATCGGAAACCGGCCGGAGGTCGCGTCCAGCCTCTTTGCCCCCGCGGCGACGATGGCGAGCGTCCTGGCCAACGAGTTCGCCGAAGCGTCGGACGACATGCACCTGGCGGCGCTGATGAGCATCGCGCTGCTGCTGTTCGGCATTACCATCATCGTCAATTCCGTCGCCCGGTTCCTGGTCTGGCGCGTCCGCCTGCGGGGGGGCCGGTGA
- the pstB gene encoding phosphate ABC transporter ATP-binding protein PstB, whose product MQNAAMTHAPVPPAARAGSQAATETAIRADDFSFWYGGTRALNDITLEIPEKRVTAFIGPSGCGKSTFLRSINRMNDLIPGTRHDGDITLRGESVYRTGLDVVQLRKRVGMVFQKSNPFPKSIYENVAYGARVNGLAKGRRALDEIVERSLKQAALWDEVSDRLDRSALGLSGGQQQRLCIARALAVQPEVLLMDEPASALDPIATQKIEELVYELKDHYTIVIVTHNMQQAARVSDFTAFFYMGALVEMGRTQALFTNPREERTEAYITGRFG is encoded by the coding sequence ATGCAGAACGCCGCCATGACGCACGCGCCCGTTCCCCCCGCCGCCCGCGCGGGATCGCAGGCCGCCACGGAGACCGCCATCCGCGCGGACGACTTCAGCTTCTGGTACGGCGGCACGCGCGCGCTCAACGACATCACGCTGGAGATCCCGGAAAAGCGGGTGACCGCCTTCATCGGGCCCAGCGGCTGCGGCAAGAGCACCTTTCTGCGGTCCATCAACCGCATGAACGACCTGATTCCCGGAACGCGCCACGACGGCGACATCACGCTGCGCGGGGAAAGCGTGTACCGCACCGGGCTGGACGTGGTGCAGCTGCGCAAGCGGGTGGGGATGGTGTTTCAGAAGAGCAACCCGTTCCCCAAGAGCATCTACGAGAACGTGGCGTATGGCGCGCGGGTGAACGGGCTGGCGAAGGGGCGCCGCGCGCTGGACGAGATCGTGGAGCGGTCGCTGAAGCAGGCGGCGCTGTGGGACGAGGTGAGCGACCGGCTGGACCGCAGCGCGCTGGGGCTGAGCGGCGGGCAGCAGCAGCGGCTGTGCATTGCGCGGGCACTGGCCGTGCAGCCGGAGGTGCTGCTGATGGACGAACCGGCCAGCGCGCTGGACCCCATCGCCACGCAGAAGATCGAGGAGCTGGTGTACGAGCTCAAGGACCATTACACCATCGTCATCGTGACGCACAACATGCAGCAGGCGGCGCGCGTGTCGGACTTCACGGCCTTCTTCTACATGGGCGCGCTGGTGGAGATGGGGCGCACGCAGGCCCTGTTCACCAACCCGCGCGAAGAGCGCACCGAAGCGTACATCACGGGGAGGTTTGGATGA
- the pstA gene encoding phosphate ABC transporter permease PstA: MSAERMGSTPRDRRRRAMSAFWLAMTGVAALLTVIPLLLIFFHLLRAGLGSMNLAFFTSVPAPVGQPGGGVGNGVLGTALLVGLAALMGLPVAIGAGIFLAEAEGGRLANGIRFVTDVMNGIPSIVIGIFVWAWVVVAMGGFTAFAGGVALALMLIPMVTRTTEEMVRLVPKELKEGALALGFTRWRTTLGVVLPAARSGILTGVLVALARIAGETAPLLFTAFGNPFWSARLDQPIAALPVQIFQYAISPFEDQHRQAWAASLLLIGLVLAMNLVARFLIRSPFRSR, encoded by the coding sequence GTGAGCGCGGAACGGATGGGGTCCACGCCGCGCGACCGCCGCCGCCGCGCCATGAGCGCGTTCTGGCTGGCGATGACGGGCGTGGCCGCGCTGCTGACCGTCATTCCCCTGCTGCTCATCTTTTTTCACCTGCTGCGCGCGGGGCTGGGGTCCATGAACCTGGCCTTCTTCACCAGCGTGCCCGCGCCCGTCGGCCAGCCCGGCGGCGGCGTGGGGAACGGCGTGCTGGGGACGGCGCTGCTGGTGGGCCTGGCCGCGCTGATGGGGCTCCCGGTGGCGATCGGCGCCGGGATCTTCCTCGCCGAGGCGGAGGGCGGGCGGCTGGCCAACGGCATCCGCTTCGTGACGGACGTGATGAACGGCATTCCGTCCATCGTCATCGGCATCTTCGTGTGGGCGTGGGTGGTGGTGGCGATGGGGGGATTCACCGCCTTTGCCGGCGGCGTCGCCCTGGCGCTGATGCTCATCCCCATGGTGACGCGCACCACGGAGGAGATGGTGCGCCTCGTCCCCAAGGAGCTCAAGGAAGGCGCGCTGGCGCTTGGCTTTACGCGCTGGCGGACGACGCTGGGCGTGGTGCTTCCCGCCGCGCGCAGCGGCATTCTCACCGGCGTGCTCGTCGCGCTGGCCCGCATCGCGGGGGAAACGGCGCCGCTGCTGTTTACCGCGTTCGGAAACCCGTTCTGGAGCGCCCGGCTTGACCAGCCCATCGCCGCGCTTCCCGTGCAGATCTTTCAGTACGCAATCAGTCCGTTCGAAGACCAGCACCGGCAGGCGTGGGCCGCGTCGCTGCTGCTGATCGGGCTGGTGCTGGCGATGAACCTGGTGGCCCGCTTTCTCATCCGCAGCCCCTTCCGGAGCCGCTGA
- the pstS gene encoding phosphate ABC transporter substrate-binding protein PstS codes for MKQVICGVLAVAVLAACGGGGGASPAEMKRRAQGGHAGGTTTLIGAGASFPRPVYDRWFAEYAKGHPVRVNYQPIGSGGGIRQVTEGTVDFGASDAPMTDEELAKAPGMVHLPTVMGAVTVAYNLPRMAQPLRLDGPALAGIFGGRITRWNDPAIAALNPGVTLPATDVIPVYRTDGSGTTYIFTEYLAAVSPEWKRAVGAGKSVRWPRGLGGKGNEGVTGQVKQTPGAVGYVELAYAREGGLATASLRNAAGQFVQPTVEATAAAAENLGPLIQQHPDLRLSLVNLPGAATYPLASWTYLLLPPHMEDCRTARSIAALMRWSLTEGGGYARELHYAPLPEAVRVPVLRKLAAVTCGAAREPVGNG; via the coding sequence ATGAAGCAAGTGATCTGTGGGGTGCTGGCGGTGGCGGTGCTGGCCGCGTGCGGCGGCGGGGGCGGCGCCAGCCCCGCCGAGATGAAGCGCAGGGCCCAGGGCGGGCACGCAGGCGGCACCACCACGCTCATCGGCGCGGGAGCCTCGTTTCCCCGCCCCGTGTACGACCGCTGGTTCGCGGAGTACGCCAAGGGGCACCCCGTCCGCGTGAACTACCAGCCCATCGGCTCCGGCGGCGGCATCCGCCAGGTGACGGAGGGCACGGTGGACTTCGGTGCCAGCGACGCGCCCATGACGGACGAGGAGCTGGCCAAGGCGCCGGGGATGGTGCACCTGCCCACGGTGATGGGCGCCGTCACCGTGGCCTACAACCTTCCCCGCATGGCGCAGCCGCTGCGGCTGGACGGCCCCGCGCTGGCCGGCATCTTCGGCGGCCGCATCACCCGGTGGAACGACCCCGCCATCGCCGCGCTCAACCCCGGCGTCACCCTTCCCGCCACGGACGTCATTCCCGTCTACCGCACGGACGGAAGCGGGACCACGTACATCTTCACCGAATACCTGGCCGCCGTCAGCCCGGAGTGGAAGCGGGCCGTGGGCGCGGGCAAGAGCGTGCGCTGGCCCCGCGGGCTGGGCGGCAAGGGCAACGAGGGCGTCACGGGGCAGGTGAAGCAGACCCCCGGCGCGGTGGGCTACGTGGAACTCGCCTATGCGCGCGAGGGCGGCCTGGCGACGGCGTCGCTGCGCAACGCGGCCGGGCAGTTCGTGCAGCCCACGGTGGAGGCCACGGCCGCCGCGGCGGAGAACCTGGGCCCGCTCATCCAGCAGCACCCGGATCTGCGCCTGTCGCTCGTCAACCTGCCCGGCGCGGCGACGTATCCGCTCGCCTCGTGGACGTACCTGCTGCTTCCCCCGCACATGGAGGACTGCCGCACGGCGCGGTCCATCGCCGCGCTAATGCGCTGGTCGCTTACGGAAGGCGGCGGATACGCGCGCGAACTGCACTACGCGCCGCTTCCGGAGGCGGTGCGCGTGCCGGTGCTGCGGAAGCTGGCGGCGGTGACGTGCGGGGCCGCGCGGGAGCCGGTGGGGAACGGCTGA
- a CDS encoding DUF47 family protein, whose protein sequence is MGLIPRDEKFFPMFNDVARLLCECADLVARIFADPSQLNALAVEVKDREHQADQITHDVIVRIDRSFVTPLDREDIHLLTSRLDDVIDLLDGTVRRCQMFHITAAPPYAAQLADVLKRAANRIETAVRSMKKPKSMLEHTLALKALEEEGDAIYAQAVGDLFSGTPDPLHVIKWMELFDKLEEAIDQCDDVANVLESIALKNG, encoded by the coding sequence GTGGGGCTGATTCCGCGCGACGAGAAGTTCTTTCCCATGTTCAACGACGTCGCCCGGCTGCTGTGCGAGTGCGCGGACCTGGTGGCCCGCATCTTTGCCGATCCGTCGCAGCTCAACGCGCTGGCGGTGGAGGTCAAGGACCGGGAGCACCAGGCCGACCAGATCACGCACGACGTCATCGTGCGCATCGACCGCAGCTTCGTGACGCCGCTGGACCGTGAGGACATCCACCTGCTCACCTCGCGGCTGGACGACGTCATCGACCTGCTGGACGGCACCGTGCGCCGCTGCCAGATGTTTCACATCACCGCCGCCCCGCCGTACGCGGCGCAGCTGGCCGACGTGCTGAAGCGCGCCGCCAACCGCATCGAGACGGCCGTGCGCAGCATGAAGAAGCCCAAGAGCATGCTGGAGCACACCCTGGCGCTCAAGGCGCTGGAGGAAGAGGGCGACGCCATCTACGCGCAGGCCGTGGGCGACCTGTTCAGCGGCACCCCCGATCCGCTGCACGTCATCAAGTGGATGGAGCTGTTCGACAAGCTGGAAGAAGCCATCGACCAGTGCGACGACGTGGCGAACGTGCTGGAAAGCATCGCCCTTAAGAACGGTTGA
- a CDS encoding SRPBCC domain-containing protein: MNAETERSPGAAKNRTTVERTSDREVVVTRTINGPARIVFEAFTRAELFRRWWVPQSMGMTLLSCEVDARVGGKYRLVFDFDPEPVAFFGTYVEVEPHSRLAWTNEEGGEGESVTTVTFEEKDGRTLVVLRETHPSKEALDAAGTGAAEALIETFDQLDELLVALGESSGQ; this comes from the coding sequence ATGAACGCAGAAACGGAACGTAGCCCCGGCGCCGCGAAGAACCGCACCACGGTGGAACGGACGTCGGACCGCGAGGTGGTGGTCACGCGGACCATCAACGGCCCGGCGCGCATCGTGTTCGAGGCATTTACCCGGGCCGAACTGTTCAGGCGCTGGTGGGTGCCCCAGTCGATGGGAATGACCCTGCTGTCCTGCGAAGTGGATGCACGTGTCGGCGGCAAGTACCGGCTGGTATTCGACTTCGATCCCGAGCCCGTTGCGTTTTTCGGCACCTATGTCGAAGTGGAGCCGCATTCGCGCCTGGCGTGGACCAATGAAGAGGGTGGCGAGGGCGAGTCTGTCACCACGGTGACCTTCGAGGAAAAGGACGGCAGGACCTTGGTGGTTCTGCGGGAAACCCATCCCTCCAAGGAAGCGCTCGACGCCGCCGGGACCGGAGCCGCCGAAGCACTGATCGAAACCTTCGATCAGCTGGACGAGCTTCTCGTCGCCCTGGGCGAGAGTTCGGGGCAGTAA